Genomic segment of Gilliamella apis:
TACTTTATAGATTTGTTCAGTAATAGGCATATCGACGTGATATTTTTGTGCTAATGACCAAACTTCTTTAGTATTTCTACAGCCTTCAACCACTTGAGCAATGATCTCTTGTGCTTCTTGAATTGATTTGTTTTGACCCAGTAAAATACCAAAACGGCGATTTCGAGATTGATTATCGGTACAGGTTAGTACCAAATCACCTAATCCTGCCATCCCCATAAAAGTGGCGGGATCGGCACCAAGTGCTTCGCCTAATCGCATCATTTCAGCCAATCCACGAGTGATTAATGCTGTTCTGGCATTAGCACCAAAACCAAGCCCATCCGACAATCCAGCACCAATGGCGATCACATTTTTGACTGCTCCGCCAAGTTGAACTCCGATAAAATCTTTACTGCTGTAGACTCGAAACGATTTACTACAGTGGAATAAATTTTGTAGTTCTGTTAAAAATTGTTCATCAGTTGAGGCAACAGTCACTGCAGTGGGTAAACCAGATGCCACTTCTTTAGCAAATGTAGGACCAGAAATAACCGCTAATGGAATTTTGTCACCTAAAACTTCGCGTGCAACATCTTGTAATAATCGTCCAGTATCAACTTCAAGGCCTTTCGTTGCCCAAACAATTTTACTATCCTTTCTTAACAATGGTTTTATTTGT
This window contains:
- the gpsA gene encoding NAD(P)H-dependent glycerol-3-phosphate dehydrogenase — its product is MSKDAAVTVIGAGSYGTSLAILLARNGHETLLWGHNPDKMAILQHDRQNRQFLPDIPFPEQLQIEANLATAVAAAPILLIVVPSHAFGSILKQIKPLLRKDSKIVWATKGLEVDTGRLLQDVAREVLGDKIPLAVISGPTFAKEVASGLPTAVTVASTDEQFLTELQNLFHCSKSFRVYSSKDFIGVQLGGAVKNVIAIGAGLSDGLGFGANARTALITRGLAEMMRLGEALGADPATFMGMAGLGDLVLTCTDNQSRNRRFGILLGQNKSIQEAQEIIAQVVEGCRNTKEVWSLAQKYHVDMPITEQIYKVLYEHKDPKQAAMSLLGRSQKEELKS